DNA from Variovorax sp. V213:
CCGGATCGGGGTTCTCCGCAAAGAGATGCAGCGTGCGCGGCGGCTCGAAGAAGGTCTCGCCGCTCTTGTAGGTGCCCACCGGCCCGCCGCCAAGCTGCGAGCGGATCGTGCCCTCGAGAATGACCGCAGTCACCGAGCCCGGATGCCGGTGGGCCGGCGAATAGGCGAGCGGCGGAAAGTCGACGAGAACCGTGGTGACCGACTTGCCCGGCACATTCGGAAGCGCCTCGCACGAAAGCACCTTGACCGAGGTCGCTGGCCTGGCATCGACACCCGAGCCCGCAGGTGCCGGGGCCGACGAGAACATTGGCCGGGCCACGCTGCTGCACACATCGGCGAACCATTGCGCCGCCTCCTGCCGGTTGCCGTGTGGCATCAGCGCCCAGCCGGCGGCCAGCACGAGGGAGAGCGCCGCAATGCCGGCGCCGAGCTGGCCGCGATGAAGCCGGGACGCCTTCACGACGCGGCTCCTTGCAGCGGACGCAGCCGCAGCGATGCGTGCCAGCCCAGATCGCGCTTCGCCTTTTCGCTGCTGATCTCGGGGTTGTCCTCGGCGATGTTGAAGACGCCGCCTTGCGCCTGCCGCAGCGCCAGCACCGCCGCCCAGGCCGCGGCCTCCACGTGGACGGGGCACACGCTCTTGGGCACGGCGTTCGAGGTGCCGGGGCCGTAGAACTGGCCATAGCGCAGCACCGTGCCCGTGATGCCCGGCGTGCCGAGCACGCTGCGCTCGAGTGCAGCCACGCCGTCCACGCTGACGCGGCGGCTGCCTTCGGCCTCGAGATCGAGCGGATGCTCTTCGACGTGGGGCAGGGGCCCCGGTGCGTAGACCCAGGCGATGCTCTGGGCCACCAGCCGGCGGCTGTCGGCCGCCAGTGCCGCGGCCACGAGGTTGCGCGTGCCTTCGCTGCGCACGCGTGCGTTGCGGTGTGCGGCATCGGCCATCAGCTTGGGATCGAGGTCGGGCGGGAGGTCGGTGAGTTGGTGGATCACGGCCATTGGCGCAATGCGCTTCAGCGCCACGCGCAGAGCTTCGGCGTCGAACACGTCGACGATGACCGGACGTGCGCCGCGCGCCTCCAGCGCATACGCGCGTTCGGCGCGCCGGGTGCTGCCGTACACGGTATAGCCGGCCTCGATCAACAGCGGGACCAGCGCGCTGCCAATGGCGCCGGCCGCACCCGCGACAAATATCTTCTCGCTCATCGCATGTCCTTTTCTGCTGGCTGTTCGACGGGTCGAGCTTAGGTTTTCGATGCCCCACTCGAAAGGGCCAAGATTCGTCAGAATGAATAGGCCATGATTCAAGAGAAGGCCTTTTCCGCCGCCCACC
Protein-coding regions in this window:
- a CDS encoding cupin domain-containing protein, with the protein product MKASRLHRGQLGAGIAALSLVLAAGWALMPHGNRQEAAQWFADVCSSVARPMFSSAPAPAGSGVDARPATSVKVLSCEALPNVPGKSVTTVLVDFPPLAYSPAHRHPGSVTAVILEGTIRSQLGGGPVGTYKSGETFFEPPRTLHLFAENPDPVRPAKLVAVFVADENCGPLLLPPDAD
- a CDS encoding NAD-dependent epimerase/dehydratase family protein is translated as MSEKIFVAGAAGAIGSALVPLLIEAGYTVYGSTRRAERAYALEARGARPVIVDVFDAEALRVALKRIAPMAVIHQLTDLPPDLDPKLMADAAHRNARVRSEGTRNLVAAALAADSRRLVAQSIAWVYAPGPLPHVEEHPLDLEAEGSRRVSVDGVAALERSVLGTPGITGTVLRYGQFYGPGTSNAVPKSVCPVHVEAAAWAAVLALRQAQGGVFNIAEDNPEISSEKAKRDLGWHASLRLRPLQGAAS